The Burkholderia cepacia genomic interval GGCTGTGGACCGACGCGCACGCGATCATCGACTATCTCGTGTACGCGAAGAACTACGTCGCGGAATGCGAGGAGCGCTACGGTCTCGATCGTGTCGAGGAACTGCTCGATTCGTGCCATGCGCTGATGAACTACGGCGTCGACCGCTACAAGCGGCCGCAGAAGCCTTCCTTGTCGAAGGAGGCCGCGCTGCGGCGTGAACGCGAGGCGTATCTGCAGTCGCAGGTGAACGAACTGTGGCGCACGCTGCCGGGCAAGAAGCCCGAGCTGATGGAGGAGCAGGAGGACCGCTATCCGCCCGAACCGCAGGAGAACCTGCTGTATTTCGCGGAAAAGAATGCGCCGCTGCTCGAGCCGTGGGAACGGGAAGTGATCCGCATCGTGCGCAAGATCGGTCAGTATTTCTACCCGCAACGGCAGACGCAGGTGATGAACGAAGGCTGGGCGACGTTCTGGCACTACACGCTGCTGAATACGCTGTACAACCAGGGGAAGCTGGAAGACGGCTTCATGATGGAGTTCCTGCATTCGCACAGCAACGTGGTCTACCAGCCGCCCGTGACGAAGCCGTACTACAGCGGGATCAATCCGTACGCGCTCGGCTTTTCGATGATGAGCGACATCCGGCGGATCTGCGAAGCGCCGACGGAGGAAGACTACAAGTGGTTTCCCGAGATCGCGGGTACCCCGTGGCTGCCGGCGATGCACTACGCGATGCGCAACTTCAAGGACGAGAGCTTCATCGCGCAGTACCTGTCGCCGAGCCTGATCCGCGACATGCGGCTCTTCTCGGTGCTCGACGACGACATGCGCGATTCGCTCGAGGTGTCGGCGATCCACGACGATTCGGGCTACCAGTATGTGCGGCAGGCACTGTCGAGACAGTACGACATCCATCACCGCGAACCGAACATCCAGGTGTGGGCCGTGAACACACGCGGCGACCGCAGTCTCACGCTGCGCCACTTCATGACCGACAACCGCCACCTGTCGAACGACAGCGACGAGGTGCTCAAGCACATGGCGCGGCTCTGGCAGTTCGACGTGTTCCTGGAAAGCGTCGACGAGGCCGGCACCGTGCGCAAGCGCTACGAGTGCCGCTACGTGCCGCCGGAGGTGCGGATCTGAGCCTCGCTTGCGGAGAGTTTGCATCGAACGCCAGCCTGCGGGCTGGCGTTTTCATATGACGAACGCATGGCGGGAGAAAAATTTTCTACATCCGGACGAACCCGGAGAGCCTGTTACTTTACATTTCGCTAAAATCCCGTAGCGCCGTGCGCCGGAACCGGTGCCACGTTCGATCGCACGCGGCGGCCCAGCCGTCTCGCCCAGAAAAGCACTACAAGGAACAGACCAATCCATGGACGTCCAGACCGAACAAGCTGCGCTGTCCGCGCATGACACCCGGCGGCGCGTGTTCGCCATCGTCGGCGCATCGTCGGGCAACCTCGTCGAGTGGTTCGACTTCTACATCTACTCGTTCTGCGCGCTGTACTTCGCGCCGGCATTCTTCCCGAGCGGCAACACGACGACGCAGTTGCTGAACACGGCGGGCGTGTTCGCGGCCGGCTTCCTGATGCGTCCGATCGGCGGCTGGCTGTTCGGCCGCATCGCCGACCGCCACGGCCGCCGCAACGCGATGATGATCTCGGTGCTGATGATGTGCGGCGGCTCGCTCGTGATCGCGGTGCTGCCGACCTATGCGCAGATCGGCGCGCTCGCGCCGGCGCTGCTGCTGGTCGCGCGGCTGTTCCAGGGGCTGTCGGTGGGCGGCGAATACGGCACGAGCGCGACCTACATGAGCGAGGTGGCGCTGAAGGGCCGCCGCGGCTTCTTCGCGTCGTTCCAGTACGTGACGCTGATCGGCGGCCAGCTGTGCGCGCTGCTCGTGCTCGTGATCCTGCAGCAGACGCTGTCGGGCGACGAACTGAAGGCGTGGGGCTGGCGCATTCCGTTCGTGGTCGGCGCGGCGGCCGCCTTGATCTCGCTGTACCTGCGCAAGTCGCTCGACGAGACGTCGACGTCCGAATCGCGCGACAAGAAAAACGCGGGCACGATCCGCGGCGTGTGGCAGCACAAGGGGGCGTTCTTCACGGTGGTCGGCTTCACGGCCGGCGGCTCGCTGATCTTCTACACGTTCACGACGTACATGCAGAAGTACCTCGTGAACACGGCCGGCATGCATGCGAAGACGGCCAGCAACGTAATGACCGTCGCGCTGCTCGTCTACATGCTGATGCAGCCGGTGTTCGGCGCGCTGTCCGACAGGATCGGCCGCCGCACGTCGATGATCCTGTTCGGCGCGTTCGCGGTGATCGGCACGGTGCCGCTGATGCACGCGCTGAAGGACGTGACGAGCCCGGTGGCCGCGTTCGTGCTGATCACGGTCGCGCTCGCGATCGTCAGCTTCTATACGTCGATCAGCGGGCTGATCAAGGCCGAGATGTTCCCGCCGGAAGTGCGCGCGATGGGTGTCGGCCTGTCGTATGCGGTCGCGAACGCGATCTTCGGCGGCTCGGCCGAGTACGTCGCACTGTGGTTCAAGTCGATCGGCAGCGAGGAAACCTTCTACTGGTACGTGACCGTGCTGTGCGCGATCTCGCTGATCGTGTCGTGGCGGATGCGCGATCCGAGCAAGGAAGGGTACCTGCGTCACGAGCCGTGATCGCGCCGCGCGCGATAACGATATCGAAATCGCTTCGTTGCCGGCGACGGGCGATCCGCTTAATCTGAACCCGTAGTTCGTGTGACACCTCCTTGACTGGGATTCACGCCCGCGGCTTGCAGCGGGCGTTTTTTTGCGTGCCGCGAGGCACCGGCAACGGCGCGAGCTTGACCCGATGCGCGTCCATGGGCTCCGAAGATACAATCGGCACCGCCTGTCCGAGGCGCGATAGCCGATTCCTGAGATCCCATGAAAGAACAACATCCCTCCATTCCGAGAACCCTGCCGCGGCTGACGATCCTGCTCGCGGTCGTCAACGCCGTCATATTCCTGCTGATGTGGCGGCAGGCATCGTTCGACAGCCTGTCGAACGGCCTGCTGCTCGACTGGGGCGCCAATTTCGCGCCGTACACACTGACGGGCCAGCCGTGGCGGCTGCTGACCAGTGCGTTCCTGCACGGCGGCTGGCTGCATCTGCTGCTGAACCTCTACATGCTGGTGATGCTCGGCACCGTGCTGGAGAGCGTGGGCGGATCGACGCGGTTCGGCGTCACGTATCTGCTGTCCGCGCTCGGCGGCTCGCTGGCGAGCGCGCTGTGGTACGGGTATCACGAAGTCGGCGGCACGAGTCTCGCGTTCGGCGTCGCGCTGACGACGAGCGCGATACGGCCGGTCGTCAGCGTTGGCGCGTCGGGCGCGCTGATGGGGCTCGCGGGCGCGGCGGGTGCGTTCGCGTTGCGCATGGACCTGGATCGTGGCCGAGCCGCGCCGATGATCATCAACCTCAAGGCGGTGGCCCAAGTGATCGCGATCAACCTGGTGTCGGGCTTCTTCCTTTCCGGCATCGACCAGGCCGCGCATGTCGGCGGCGTGGTGACGGGCTTTATCGTCGGCTGGGTGCTGTACCGATCGCGCGCGACCGGACGCACGCCTGCCGGCGTCGTCGTGCCGCTCGCGCTCGCGGTGCTCGGCAGTGCCGGGATGCTGGTCGCGGCGCAGCACGCGTCCAGCGCCGAGCTGCAGGAAATGCGCGTCGACTTCGATCGCGAGCGCGTGCGGGACCGCGCGCAGCAGGCTGCGAAGCAGCAGGCCGAGACGCTCGCCGCGCAGATTCGCGACGACGAGCAGCATCGGCCCGCGCCCGTGTCGCCGGAGCAGGCCGCAGGCACCGTCATTCCGGTGGGCAAGGCGCCGTACGCGATGGTGATGGGGCCGTCCGGCAAGCGCCTGTATGTGACCGACAACGACGCGAACACGCTCGTCGTCGTCGATGTCGATACGCGCAAGGTCGTCCGCACGATTGCCGGTGAGCCGTTCAAGACGGGGCTGGACGGTTGTCAGAACAACATGTGCCGTGGACGCGGCGCAAGCGGCGTCGTTATCAGCCCGGACGAACGCTATGCGTACGTCGCGTCGATGCGCGAGGACGGTCTCGTGCGCATCGACCTGACGAGCGGCGCCATCGTCGACGGCGTGGCGCTCGGCCGGTTTCCGCGGGCGATCGTCGCGTCCGCGTCGCACGACCGGCTGTTCGTGCTGAACAGCGTCGACGACACGATCTCGGTCGTCAGCCTCACGCAATGGCCGCAGGTCCTCGCGACGCTGAAACTGGGCGACGGCGACGCGTCGGGCGTCGATTTCGGCCGGCAACTGTCGATGTGGCTGTCGCCCGACGGGCGGCGGCTGTACGCCAACTCGACGCAGCGCGGCGCGATCGTCGCATTCGATACGTCGACGAACCAGCCGGTCGGCTCGCATCCCGTCGATCAGGATTTCGTGCAAGCCGTACCGGCCGCGTCAGGTGACGGAACGTGGTTCTACGACACGTCGTCGGTCAAATGGGTGGACGCCGCGAACCTGACGACGCTGAAGACCTATCCGATCTGCCGGACTTCCGTGCACAGATTCGACGGCAGCGGCGACGGCAGGCTGATTGCCGTCAATGCGTACGCCGACCCGTCGTTGCGGGTGATCAAGATGGCAACCCGCCGGACGGTCGGCGAATTCCCGGTCGCGGGCGGGGCGTCGCAGGTGATCTTCTCGCACGACAACCGGACACTGTTCGCGCTGGGCGCCGCGGGCACGCTGTCGTTCCTGAGCATGGACCGGTCGCTCGACTATCTGCAGGGCACGGGCGACGGCGAGTTCCTGTGCGCGGCGAGCGCCGACGGCGAAGCGGGCGGCGACGGCACGTAACCCCTTCATCACGAAACCCGCTGAGCAAAGCACCATTTGTTGGTTCGAATCGGCACGACCCGCTGGTACGTTAGCGGCTTCACGGCACCACGCGCCGTGGATTTCCTCGAACCGGGCCGCCGCGCGATCCGCGGCGGCCTTCATAACAATTCAGGTCGTGCTCATGAAAATCCACACTCTCGCTACGTGGCTCGTCGGGGCTGCGCTCATTGCCGCAGGCACCGTCGCGCATGCGGACCGTCTCGACGACATCAAGAAGGCCGGCGTGCTGCGCGTCGCGACGTTCGACAGCAACCCGCCGTTCGGCTATGTCGACGGCAAGAGCAATCACATCGTCGGTCTCGACGTCGACTATGCGAAGGCGCTCGCCGACAAGCTCGGCGTGAAGCTGCAGCTCCAGCCGACCAACCCCGCAAACCGCATTCCGTTCCTGACGTCCGGCAAGGTCGATCTCGTGCTCGCGAACTTCACGATCACCGACGAGCGCGCGAAGCAGGTCGACTTCAGCATTCCGTATTTCTCGTCGGGCCAGCAGTTTCTCGCGAAGAAGGGCGTGCTGAAATCGGCCGACCAGCTGAACGGGCTGCGCGTCGGCGCCGACAAGGGCACGACCAACGAGATCACGCTGCGCGAGAAATTCCCGAAGGCGACGATCGTCGCGTACGACGACACGCCGTTCGCGTTCGCCGCGCTGCGCGCCGGCAACGTGCAGGCGATCACGCAGGACGGCCCGAAGCTGATCGGCCTGCTCGCGAACGTGCCGGACAAGCAGAACTACGAGATCCCGGCGTTCACGATCTCCAACGACTACATGGGCGTCGGCGTGCCGAAAGGCGAGACGCGCCTGCTCGGCTTCGTCAACGACACGCTCAAGGGGCTCGAGGCGAACGGGCGCGCCGTGCAGATCTACGACGCATGGTTCGGGCCGACGACGAAGACGCCGCTCACGCGCATCTTCCGGATCGGCGACAAGACCTGAGCGCGCGACACGATACGTGACACACGCGCCGCGATGCGCCGCCGGGCCAACCGGCGAGTGCATCGCGGCGCATTTCGTTGACTTCCGATCGCGGGCGCCACGCGTTCGCGCCACACGCATGCTCGGGTTGGCTCCCAAATATCTGTCCTGGCTCTGGCAGGGCTTCCTGCTGACGCTCGGTCTCGCAGCCGCGTCGGCCGTCGCCGCGACCGCCGGCGGTCTTGCGCTGTCGATCCTGCGCCATGCGCGCCACCGGGTGCTGCGCGCCGCGGTGGCGGCCGCGTACGTCGTCACGTTCCGCAACACGCCGTTGCTCGTGCAGTTGCTGTTCTGGTATTTCGGCGTCGCGTCGCTGCTGCCCGACACGTGGATCGCATGGCTGAACGCGCGCCATGCGTTCGGCATGGGCCCGTTCACGCTCGCCTGGCCGTCGTTCGAATTCGTCGCGGGCTGGGTCGGGCTGAGCGCCTATACGGCCGCGTTCGTCGCCGAGGAATGCGAGGCCGGCCTGCGCGGCGTGCGGCGCGCGCAGCACGATGCGGCGGCCGCGCTCGGCCTCACGCCGATGCAGTCGCTGCGCTACGTCGTGCTGCCGCAGGCCGTACGCATCGCGTTGCCGCCGCTGTTCGGCCAGTACATGAATCTCGTGAAGAACTCGTCGCTCGCGATGGCGATCGGCGTGGCCGAGCTGTCGTATGCGTCGCGGCAGGTCGAGACGGAGACGTTCAAGACCTTCGCCGCATTCGGCGTGGCGACTGTGCTGTACGTCGCGGCGGTGGCCGCGATCGAAGCGGGCGCATATGCGGCGACGCAATGGCGCGACCGGTTGGGGGCGGGGCGCTGACGATGGATTTCTCGCTGCTGCTCGCCAATCTGCCGTACCTGCTCGTCGGCGCGTTCCCGGAGGGGCCGCTCGGCGGTGCCGCGCTGTCGCTGCTGCTCGCGATCGCGTCGGCCGTTGCATCGGCCGTGCTCGGCATCGCCCTCGGCGTCGCGATGGCGCTCGCGCGCGGCCCCGCGCGCGTGCTGCTGCTCGCGTTCATCGGCTTCTTCCGCGCGATTCCCGTGCTGATGCTGATTTTCTGGACCTACTTCCTGATGCCCGTGCTGCTGCACATGGACGTGCCGGGGCTCGCGACGGTCGTGTGCGCGCTCGCGCTGATCGGCGGCGCGTATCTCGCGCACGCGGTGCATGCGGGCATCGTCGCGGCCGGCGACGGGCAATGGCAGGCCGGGCTGTCGCTCGGTCTCACGCGCTGGCAGACGGTGCGCTACGTGCTGCTGCCGCAGGCGATCCGGATCATGACGCCGTCGTTCGTCAACCAGTGGGTCGCGCTCGTGAAGGACACGTCGCTCGCCTATATCGTCGGCGTGCCGGAACTGTCGTTCGTCGCGACGCAGGTGAACAACCGTCTGATGGTGTATCCGGCGCCGATCTTCCTGTTCGTCGCGCTGATCTACCTGGTGCTGTGTACGTCGCTCGACGGCGCGGCACGCTGGCTGCTGTCACGTCGCCCGCGTGCGGAACGCCACGCGCGCACGGCGGCCGGGCGCGCGCAGCCGGCGCGCGGCGCGACGCGTTGACGCCAACGGGCGCCGTGCGCGTCACGACGCGGCGTAGTGCGTATTGAAGACCGCGCGCAACGTCGACGTGTCGGTCGCGAAATCGCCCCACAGCGGCCCGTCGTTCTGCGCGAACGCGAACGGCGCCGTCTTGATCGACGCGAGCCGGAAGCGCCATTGCGCCGCTTCCTGGCGGAATGCGGTGAGCTGCATGTCGGACAGCGCCGTCTGCGCGCTCGCGAGCGTGACGAGCGGGTCGACCGGATTGTTCGCGACCCGCACCTCGAAGTGCAGGTGCGGGCCCGTCGCGGCGCCGGTCATCCCGACCGAGCCGATGCGCTGGCCCTGCCTGACCCGCTCGCCGACCTTCAGCCCGTGCGCGAACGCCGACAGGTGCGCGTAGTAGGTCGAGTAACCGTCGGCGTGATCGACGATCACGTAGCGGCCGTAGCCGCCCGGATCGGTTCCGACGAACGACACGACGCCGTCGGCCGCCGCGTCGACGGGCGTGCCGCTCGGCGCGGCGAGATCGACGCCCGTATGGAACGCCATCGCCTGCGACAGCGGATGGATTCGCTCGCCGAAGAACGAGCTGATGCGCGTCCATTTGACCGGCATCGTGAACGCGGCGGCTTCGAGCGGCGAGCCGTCGAGCGCGTAGTACGCGCCGTGCTCGGCGCCCGGCGCGCGGAACCAGATCGCGCCGAACGTGCGGCCGGCGACGCGCAGCTCGAGCGCGGTAAGGCGCGGCGTGCCGTCGTTCGTATCGAACGCGACGCGGTAGTAGTCGCCGCGCTGCGCGCTCGCGCGCATCGCGACCTTGCCGCTGACGAGATCGCCGAGCTGGATGCGCACCTCGGGCGGCACGTCGAGACGGTTCAGCGTATCGGACAGCGTGAGCTCGATGTCGCCCGCCCGCAGCCCGTGCTCGGGCTCGGGCGGCGCGAGCGTGAACAGGTTCGCATAACCGAGCATGTCGTTGCGGTGCGCGCTGAGCGGCGCGAACAGGCCCGGCTGCGCGTTGCGCTCGCCGATCGTGTGGGCGAGCTCGCTCGTCACGAAATGCTGGGCAGTGGGAAACGGCGTGTCGGACAGCACGCGCTGCGGCAGCGCGGCCGTGCCCGAGTCGACGGCGCCCGGCAGTTGCGACACGGCCGGCAGCGCGGCGAGGCCGAGTGCGGCGAGGGCGCCGAGCACGGCGGCCGGCAGCATCGCGCGTACGAGCTGCCACGCGCGCACGGGACGCGGCGCGGAAGAATCAGGAATTGCGGCAGACTTGACCAAGGTGTCCACATCCAGGAAAGCGGTTCAAAGGGGTGTGGGCAGGGGCCGCCGAAAGGAGGGGGTGGCGGGCGTGCAACAAAACAGGCC includes:
- a CDS encoding amino acid ABC transporter permease; the protein is MDFSLLLANLPYLLVGAFPEGPLGGAALSLLLAIASAVASAVLGIALGVAMALARGPARVLLLAFIGFFRAIPVLMLIFWTYFLMPVLLHMDVPGLATVVCALALIGGAYLAHAVHAGIVAAGDGQWQAGLSLGLTRWQTVRYVLLPQAIRIMTPSFVNQWVALVKDTSLAYIVGVPELSFVATQVNNRLMVYPAPIFLFVALIYLVLCTSLDGAARWLLSRRPRAERHARTAAGRAQPARGATR
- a CDS encoding ABC transporter substrate-binding protein, which encodes MKIHTLATWLVGAALIAAGTVAHADRLDDIKKAGVLRVATFDSNPPFGYVDGKSNHIVGLDVDYAKALADKLGVKLQLQPTNPANRIPFLTSGKVDLVLANFTITDERAKQVDFSIPYFSSGQQFLAKKGVLKSADQLNGLRVGADKGTTNEITLREKFPKATIVAYDDTPFAFAALRAGNVQAITQDGPKLIGLLANVPDKQNYEIPAFTISNDYMGVGVPKGETRLLGFVNDTLKGLEANGRAVQIYDAWFGPTTKTPLTRIFRIGDKT
- a CDS encoding SpoVR family protein; amino-acid sequence: MTTRHLHNESRGYAPRPSGDDTAGPAAPQQRGQAEPPPPAADLPGPGQKEARMNVAERKPLPCPSDWTFELLEEYDTHISQVAEQYELDIYPIQLELISAEQMMDAYASVGMPVNYRHWSFGKHFLSTEKSYRRGQMGLAYEIVINSNPCIAYLMEENTMTMQALVIAHAAYGHNSFFKGNYLFRLWTDAHAIIDYLVYAKNYVAECEERYGLDRVEELLDSCHALMNYGVDRYKRPQKPSLSKEAALRREREAYLQSQVNELWRTLPGKKPELMEEQEDRYPPEPQENLLYFAEKNAPLLEPWEREVIRIVRKIGQYFYPQRQTQVMNEGWATFWHYTLLNTLYNQGKLEDGFMMEFLHSHSNVVYQPPVTKPYYSGINPYALGFSMMSDIRRICEAPTEEDYKWFPEIAGTPWLPAMHYAMRNFKDESFIAQYLSPSLIRDMRLFSVLDDDMRDSLEVSAIHDDSGYQYVRQALSRQYDIHHREPNIQVWAVNTRGDRSLTLRHFMTDNRHLSNDSDEVLKHMARLWQFDVFLESVDEAGTVRKRYECRYVPPEVRI
- a CDS encoding MFS family transporter codes for the protein MDVQTEQAALSAHDTRRRVFAIVGASSGNLVEWFDFYIYSFCALYFAPAFFPSGNTTTQLLNTAGVFAAGFLMRPIGGWLFGRIADRHGRRNAMMISVLMMCGGSLVIAVLPTYAQIGALAPALLLVARLFQGLSVGGEYGTSATYMSEVALKGRRGFFASFQYVTLIGGQLCALLVLVILQQTLSGDELKAWGWRIPFVVGAAAALISLYLRKSLDETSTSESRDKKNAGTIRGVWQHKGAFFTVVGFTAGGSLIFYTFTTYMQKYLVNTAGMHAKTASNVMTVALLVYMLMQPVFGALSDRIGRRTSMILFGAFAVIGTVPLMHALKDVTSPVAAFVLITVALAIVSFYTSISGLIKAEMFPPEVRAMGVGLSYAVANAIFGGSAEYVALWFKSIGSEETFYWYVTVLCAISLIVSWRMRDPSKEGYLRHEP
- a CDS encoding amino acid ABC transporter permease, with translation MLGLAPKYLSWLWQGFLLTLGLAAASAVAATAGGLALSILRHARHRVLRAAVAAAYVVTFRNTPLLVQLLFWYFGVASLLPDTWIAWLNARHAFGMGPFTLAWPSFEFVAGWVGLSAYTAAFVAEECEAGLRGVRRAQHDAAAALGLTPMQSLRYVVLPQAVRIALPPLFGQYMNLVKNSSLAMAIGVAELSYASRQVETETFKTFAAFGVATVLYVAAVAAIEAGAYAATQWRDRLGAGR
- a CDS encoding rhomboid family intramembrane serine protease, translated to MKEQHPSIPRTLPRLTILLAVVNAVIFLLMWRQASFDSLSNGLLLDWGANFAPYTLTGQPWRLLTSAFLHGGWLHLLLNLYMLVMLGTVLESVGGSTRFGVTYLLSALGGSLASALWYGYHEVGGTSLAFGVALTTSAIRPVVSVGASGALMGLAGAAGAFALRMDLDRGRAAPMIINLKAVAQVIAINLVSGFFLSGIDQAAHVGGVVTGFIVGWVLYRSRATGRTPAGVVVPLALAVLGSAGMLVAAQHASSAELQEMRVDFDRERVRDRAQQAAKQQAETLAAQIRDDEQHRPAPVSPEQAAGTVIPVGKAPYAMVMGPSGKRLYVTDNDANTLVVVDVDTRKVVRTIAGEPFKTGLDGCQNNMCRGRGASGVVISPDERYAYVASMREDGLVRIDLTSGAIVDGVALGRFPRAIVASASHDRLFVLNSVDDTISVVSLTQWPQVLATLKLGDGDASGVDFGRQLSMWLSPDGRRLYANSTQRGAIVAFDTSTNQPVGSHPVDQDFVQAVPAASGDGTWFYDTSSVKWVDAANLTTLKTYPICRTSVHRFDGSGDGRLIAVNAYADPSLRVIKMATRRTVGEFPVAGGASQVIFSHDNRTLFALGAAGTLSFLSMDRSLDYLQGTGDGEFLCAASADGEAGGDGT
- a CDS encoding M23 family metallopeptidase, coding for MVKSAAIPDSSAPRPVRAWQLVRAMLPAAVLGALAALGLAALPAVSQLPGAVDSGTAALPQRVLSDTPFPTAQHFVTSELAHTIGERNAQPGLFAPLSAHRNDMLGYANLFTLAPPEPEHGLRAGDIELTLSDTLNRLDVPPEVRIQLGDLVSGKVAMRASAQRGDYYRVAFDTNDGTPRLTALELRVAGRTFGAIWFRAPGAEHGAYYALDGSPLEAAAFTMPVKWTRISSFFGERIHPLSQAMAFHTGVDLAAPSGTPVDAAADGVVSFVGTDPGGYGRYVIVDHADGYSTYYAHLSAFAHGLKVGERVRQGQRIGSVGMTGAATGPHLHFEVRVANNPVDPLVTLASAQTALSDMQLTAFRQEAAQWRFRLASIKTAPFAFAQNDGPLWGDFATDTSTLRAVFNTHYAAS